From a region of the Zingiber officinale cultivar Zhangliang chromosome 10B, Zo_v1.1, whole genome shotgun sequence genome:
- the LOC122029685 gene encoding pentatricopeptide repeat-containing protein At1g79490, mitochondrial-like has product MLLLRLRSSNLLSPLLRRRRSETLILNPRRLCTSSSESQSQSPSSEAAQWTGEILYLDESGGVIGSDRGLRPAEPGRDAHVLDGSLLRPIPRSSAAAKLVELARRWRWGPDLDSSLDRLPFSPDPSILSVALAALPAADPEPAISLFRWARRQSWFVPSDAIYVLLLDRLFAAVDFDAIQSLFEDILKAAAFPDAEPSAATFSSSLNLAVQYLCKSSKLDLAFSFFKKLRDAGFKGINAQTYNSLMTLFLSKGLPYKAFEIYESMEGSHCFLDSPTYDLMLPALAKSGRLDAALRLFEEMKTKRGTERLALPIYAALVDCLGKAGRLEAAVGLYQEMQSVGYRPSVTMYVSIIESLVKAGKLDAGFKLWLEMKGTGFRPNFGLYTMMVEAHARSGRLDAAISIFADMEKSGFLPTPSTYACLIEMHSAAGHVDHAMRLYNSMTNAGLRPGLSTFTSLLSILANKKLLDLAAKVLLEMKAVGFAVDVNASDLLMIYIKGGSTDLALKWLRFMGSAGIRTNNFIIKQLFESCMKARLYDSAQPLLDTYVGSAAKVDLILYTSVLAHLVRCQEEKNERAIMEIMAVTKHKAHEFLCELFTGPEQRKKPVLSFVREFFQGIDYEAEEGAAKYFVNVLLNYLVLMGQMNRARCVWKVAYENKLFPKAIVFDQHIAWSLDVRNLSVGAALVATVHTLHRFRKRMLYYGVVPRRVKLVTGPTLKMVVAQMLNSVESPFEISKVVLRAPGDSVLEWFKKPIVQQFLLNEIPSKADVLMHKLNVLFPSCAPEVRSFSPLKQVSRMTR; this is encoded by the coding sequence ATGCTCCTCCTCCGTCTCCGCAGCTCCAACCTCCTTTCACctctcctccgccgccgccgctccGAAACCCTAATCCTTAACCCTCGCCGCCTCTGCACCTCCTCCTCCGAGTCGCAATCCCAAAGCCCCTCGTCGGAAGCGGCCCAGTGGACGGGCGAGATCCTATACTTGGACGAGTCCGGTGGCGTCATCGGCTCTGACCGCGGCCTCCGCCCCGCCGAGCCGGGACGCGACGCCCACGTCCTCGATGGCAGCCTCCTCCGCCCCATCCCCCGCTCCTCTGCCGCCGCTAAGCTCGTCGAACTCGCTCGCAGATGGCGCTGGGGCCCGGACCTCGACTCCAGCCTCGACCGCCTCCCCTTCTCCCCCGACCCATCCATCCTCTCCGTAGCTCTCGCGGCCCTACCCGCTGCTGACCCAGAACCGGCGATTTCGCTCTTCCGCTGGGCCCGACGCCAATCCTGGTTCGTCCCTTCGGACGCCATCTATGTCCTTCTCCTCGATCGTCTCTTTGCTGCCGTCGACTTTGACGCCATTCAATCCCTCTTCGAAGACATCCTAAAAGCTGCCGCTTTTCCCGACGCTGAGCCCTCTGCAGCTACTTTCTCATCTTCCCTCAACCTCGCTGTACAATATCTCTGCAAATCTTCCAAACTCGACCTCGCCTTTTCCTTCTTCAAGAAATTGCGAGATGCTGGTTTCAAAGGAATAAACGCCCAGACCTATAATTCCCTCATGACTCTCTTCTTAAGCAAAGGCTTGCCCTATAAGGCCTTCGAGATCTACGAGTCCATGGAGGGCAGCCATTGCTTTCTTGATTCCCCTACCTATGATTTGATGCTCCCTGCCCTTGCCAAATCTGGTCGGCTTGATGCTGCACTCCGCCTATTCGAGGAAATGAAGACTAAGCGAGGCACTGAACGACTGGCATTGCCAATATATGCTGCGCTGGTGGATTGTTTAGGTAAGGCTGGAAGGCTAGAGGCAGCAGTAGGGCTTTACCAGGAGATGCAGTCGGTCGGGTACCGGCCATCTGTCACAATGTACGTGTCCATAATCGAATCATTGGTGAAGGCTGGGAAGCTCGATGCTGGCTTCAAGCTTTGGCTGGAGATGAAAGGCACTGGCTTTCGTCCAAATTTTGGTCTTTATACTATGATGGTTGAAGCTCATGCAAGGTCTGGACGGCTTGATGCAGCGATATCCATCTTTGCTGATATGGAGAAGTCTGGTTTCCTCCCAACTCCATCCACCTATGCCTGCCTTATTGAGATGCACTCTGCTGCAGGACATGTGGATCATGCAATGAGGCTCTACAATTCAATGACCAATGCAGGACTACGACCGGGATTGAGCACATTTACATCCTTACTGAGTATTCTAGCCAACAAGAAACTTTTGGATTTGGCTGCAAAGGTTCTTCTTGAGATGAAAGCTGTTGGTTTTGCAGTGGATGTCAATGCAAGCGACTTGCTAATGATATACATCAAGGGTGGCTCAACTGATCTGGCATTGAAATGGCTTCGATTCATGGGTTCAGCTGGAATCAGAACTAATAATTTTATCATAAAGCAGCTTTTTGAGTCATGCATGAAGGCCAGGCTCTATGATTCTGCACAGCCATTGCTCGATACCTATGTGGGATCAGCCGCAAAGGTGGATTTGATACTCTACACTTCAGTTCTTGCTCATTTAGTGCGCTGTCAGGAGGAGAAGAATGAACGGGCTATAATGGAGATCATGGCTGTTACAAAGCACAAGGCTCATGAATTCCTGTGTGAGCTATTCACCGGACCAGAGCAGAGGAAGAAGCCTGTGCTATCATTTGTTCGGGAGTTCTTTCAAGGCATCGATTATGAAGCAGAAGAGGGTGCAGCAAAATACTTTGTGAATGTGCTTTTGAACTATTTGGTACTAATGGGGCAGATGAACAGAGCAAGATGCGTTTGGAAGGTAGCTTATGAGAACAAGTTGTTCCCTAAGGCAATTGTCTTTGATCAGCATATTGCATGGTCTTTGGATGTCCGGAACTTGTCTGTTGGGGCAGCTTTGGTGGCAACGGTGCATACCTTGCATAGATTCAGGAAGAGGATGCTATACTACGGTGTGGTTCCGCGGCGCGTCAAGTTGGTGACAGGGCCAACATTGAAGATGGTAGTGGCTCAGATGCTTAACTCAGTTGAGTCACCATTTGAGATTAGCAAAGTTGTGCTGAGAGCTCCAGGAGACTCAGTCCTAGAATGGTTCAAGAAGCCTATTGTCCAACAGTTTTTATTGAATGAAATACCATCGAAAGCAGATGTTTTGATGCATAAGCTCAATGTATTGTTCCCCAGTTGTGCTCCAGAAGTCCGGTCATTTTCCCCTCTGAAACAAGTTTCTAGAATGACAAGATAA